The Nicotiana tomentosiformis chromosome 2, ASM39032v3, whole genome shotgun sequence genome includes the window AGTTGGGTATTTTAAAACAGAGAAGCGGACGCTTCTTCCCTTCGCTTCGCTTTCCCCGCTTCTCGCTTTTTACAGAGAAGCGGTCGCTTTTACTGACCTGAGTCGCTTCACCTTGCTGATGCGCTGCCCTTCACGCTTCGCCtcgcttctcgcttaaagcgagGAAGCGGACGCTTTTTTAAATACTGCCATGGTCCGTAGAAAAAGGAAAAGTTTGTCCCATAAGTGTAAGTTAATTGAAGAGTTAAATCGTCAGAATATGAAACAGTGGAAATACTTGGTGTATCGAGATTACTGTTTTCAAATATGTAACTCCACAGTGATGTCTCTCAGCATGTAGATTGGACTATACGGTTGTTACTTATTCATCTTTGGTCTTCAAATCTTCCCCaccttaatttcttcattttatgCTTATAACTATGCTTTTAAATTGTATGCCAAGTTGTTGGTATTTATTCCTATGGCATATAATATTTACAGGATATATACTGTATGGATGCTGACGGTGCCCTGTTTGATGCTGCATTACTATCTGCAGTTGCTGCCTTTTCACATTGTAAGTTTGCTATCACTTGGATTTTTTCTGAAAGTATTCCTATAATGATTACTCGTCCCGTGAGAGACAACAATTTTGTATTTTGTATCCCGTTTCTGGTTTTGAGATTGGAAATGAACACATGTTAAATGCACTTTGGGAAATAAGATTTTTTTATACCAAAGGTTACAAAGGGTAAGAAAAGAAGATGGTTTCTGTGATAAAGGCAGAAAATACTTTATAGTATCGACAGACAACGGCAAATTCAAGCTTCATCAATAAGAAAGAAGCTGAAAAAAGAGGACCAGCTGTCCGGCACAAGTTAGCAATTAGCAAGTATGGTAAGGAGCAATCCTGTCCAATCTCTACAACAATCTGGCCTGTGTATGTCCTAATAAACCTTGAGGAAGGCCAGTcttgaaaaataaaagaagaaagaggACAAACTGTTCTTAGTTTTAGCAATATATCAAAAGAGCAATCTTCTCCACTTAGTTCCGGTTTGTTAAAGGAATATTATGTAATAAATTCAGGAAACCATTCTTGAGAAGagctaagggatgaagaagaatgCACATGCTTAATTTTATGGAATGGTCCATGATGTTTGAAATAGTTGTTGATCAATTACAATGCTCAGGACCATAGTGCTTCTATTTCCCTTGTGCCTCAAGGAATTAAACTCCAACATAGAAGAACACAAATATTCACACGCCAAACAAGTTCCAAAGCACCTGATTAAGTTACCATCCTTCCTCAATTTTGATGACCCGGAGATCTCTGTTGTGTAAATTGCCTCTCCAAAAATTCCTTCCTATCCTTTGTAGAAGATAGCATATTTTTAGACACTCAATTTTATTCACTATCCCCTAAGGGAAGACAATACAAATAGTACAGGGTATACTAGAAAGATAAGAATGCATGACTATAACTATTCTATTTTAAATGTGTTGGCAAGGTGTGATGGTGGATTGTCTTGATTGAATCTGGGCGTACTCTGTGTACATTCCAAGTTTTCAGTCCTGAACAAGGGTTGCAGCTTCTGCAGTCATGTGATTTTGTTAAAAGAGATTTTTAAGGTTGCAATCGTCCCAGGAGGTCAATTGCTCTTTTTTTTGTGGGATAAGTGAACGGTGGGTGCTTTACCTCTTAAGTGTTCAATATTGCCTGCACTAGGTTATTACTAAGTTGCTCGAACTCTTCACTTTTGGTGCCGCACCCATGTTGGCAGGATGTGGGTGTGGGTGTGGGATCCGTACTTGATCTTGTCAatcaattttgggtactttgaccaaaatTGACGGAGAAATTCGGGACATATACAATAATTTTTTACATCAAAACAAAAGCTAGTGTGATATGAAGAAAATGGCTTGTATATAGAAATTTCTATGTTATCTCCTTGGATTCTCCTCTTGATCAATAATTTCTTCTTCTCGGTATACCTTGTAAGTTTTTCACATAATATCTCATTATTTAGACATATTTTTGTAAATCTAGTTTTaggtatttgaattattttttaccGAATCCTCGCACCCGTATCTGTACCTGGATCCATAcccccgaatcttaaaatttagatcatgaaggatccgacctctagatccatACCTGTATCGGACATCCTCACTCGAGTCCAAACAACTTAGGTTATTTATAGCTGTACGTGATTAATTTGGAAAAGTTTTACTGCTAAATCATCATGGAATTTTACATAAAAATTGGATTTCTTGCAGTGAACATTCCAGTAGTGTCTTTGAATGATGATGGGCGAATAGTTCTTGTGTCTGAGGACAATGTCAGAGGGAAATTGGAGAAGGAGCCTGTCaataaagagaaaagaaaactGAAATTGAACTCTCCACCATTCTCCTTAACATGCATACTTCACAAGAACTACATCTTAGCAGATCCTACAGCAGAGGAAGAATCTATAATGGAAACAGTTGTAACTGTGGTATTGGATTCATCTTACCAGCTTGTTTCACTTTATAAGCCAGGTGGACCAGTTCTTGCCCATACATCAGTTATCCAGGTTAGTTTGCGTCTTAATCCTAATGCTTACCTAAACCctttaaacaaaaaaaaacagtTCCATTACTTACTAACAAAGATTATATACCTGATCTGCATTAGGTTAGTAATTGATCTTGGAGACACTTTTTTACTTGCATTCCATGGTTCCCTTATTGATCTGCATGATCTGAAATGGTTCCTAAGATATTCCTGTAAATATTAGTTCAAAGATTCTATCTTGACCACTTTTTACAAGAAATGTTCATTATCTCTTCAGGATTGTGTTGCGCTGACAAGACGTAGAGTGAAAGAGCTCCAGAATGTATTGAATGAAGCTATTTCAGATATGGAGGTAGACTGAAGGAGGATTGCCTTGACCATAGCATTCAACATGCAGCTGGTTTTGACTTTAGGATTGCCTGCTTGTACTCAAATATTATATAATAGAGGTCACTTGAACTTACTGAAAAAATGCATTAGAAAAGGTAGCTCTGGTAGCCATGGCTGCAGGAATTTTGATTAGCTAATATTTTGGTGGGGAATTGCTTATTAATTATTTATTAGTTCTCTTAGTTGTTTCATTTATATCATTTCGCCTCAAGCTCGATTTACAGCTATACCATTTCCCTGGTCAAGTGATAATTCAGTCCAGGTTTATGATGGCAACCATTTGGATCCAATGGTAAGAATTAGGCTTTGGGTAAGTTATGAAGTTAAAGCTTTAACTACAAGTGCTGTTGCGGGGTAAAATTAGTTGTCATAGTGCATGGCTTGGTGTTGCGGAGTGCTGCTTCGATCTGTAAAGATTGGTTTGGGCAAAATTTCTGTTCTTCCCCCTGCCCCCGACTCCTTTTTTATTTTCGAATATCTGCTCAGAACTTTGGTCTGATTTGGTTGATTCTGAAGAAATTAAAAGGTTGCGAAGTTTGATGAAGTTGCAGCCTGTGTTGTGGGTTAACAATCTCAACTATAACTAATTTTGCAGTTATattatgaaaataaagaaagaattatTGTCAATTACAATAATTTCAGTTGACTATGGTACAGGAttgacaagaaaaagaaaagaaagattaCAAAGTGACAACTTCCAAGTCATTTCAGATTTTCATTTTACATTGCATTAAATTTTGATTTGTTAATGGTGTAAATAATTGACCAATTTCAACAAGTTACCCGTGTTATCGCCACATGCTTAATGTAAATATTTGCCAGTTAAATTTTAAGCGATTCCCCATAAGCAGATTGGTCTCTTTTgtattctttcttttcttttctgttgTTGTCATCTTGTTTGTGTTGATTTTAACTGGACCCATTAATATTCACATGAAAAAATAAACTCCTTTTCACCGAGAGACACAAACTGAGAACTCGGAATCTTTACAAGCAAAAAGAGCTACATCTAAGGGGAAAAAAAACTTTTCAATCTTCACTCTTCATGATCTACATTACTCTTCATTTAATCTCTTCTAGTGGTCTAGAAATAATGGCattctttatttctttcttgCATTTGCATATTGGGTTGGAAAAAAGAAGAGCTGTTTAGGAGgctcaaaatatttttttcccttcCAGTTATCTATGAGAAAAGTGTTAAAATGGTGTGGTTAACATTGTAGAAGCATGTACACCTTTGGTGATTACAAACATCACAAGGAAATGCTAACCAATAGCTTTAATCTAGCTTATATGTTCTTTTAATGATTGATTTAATGTAGAAATGGTAATATAATGGTCAACTAATTGCAAATATGATTAGCATAGACCCCTCTCTTAGACAAAGTGGAAACTAACTTTTGACCATAGGTAGAACACTGATCTGTAGATTAAAAGCATTATCTTGATTTTTATAACAGTCCCTTGTGCTATTACTTGGATTCTGATAGCTTCCAATAGTGTACATAAGTTCCATAAATTGTTGACATGACTATTTCAACATCTTTATCAGCATAAATTGCTGTACTCTACAAAGGTCTAAAGCAGCTAAGTGAGCTCATTTCGTCGTACCAATCACTGAAGGACATAGGTTGCGGCCCTCAGATTGTGAACTCTATCATCAGTACTGCTAGACAGTGCAATCTCGGCAAGGATGTCCAGCTTGCAGAAGAAGGTAaggaacaacaataataacaacaacaaacccagtgtaatttCACAGGTGGCGTCTGGTGAGGGTAGCGTGTATGCAGCCTCTCTACCTTgcgaaggtagagaggctgtttccgacaGACCCTCGTCTCAAGCAAGGCACAGTCAGAAGAAGGTAAGGAAATATCAGCCAAAGAGAGAGACCCTATGGCTGGTGAAGTGTACTCTAAAATTATGGAGATCGAGTCTCGTCTTCTGCTATGCGGGCTTCACATCATGTCATCATCGGTGAGCCCCCAACAGCAATGGAAGCAGTTGCTACCCTTGTTAACATTGCTGCATTGGACGGTCCTGAAGATGGTATTTCTTTCCTTCCATCTATATTAGCAGAGACAGTTGGAAGGAACATAGAGGATATCTACATAGGAAATGATCAAGGTATTTTACGAGATGTGGAACTGCTACGCCAGATAACTGAGGCGTCACGTGGAGCAATTTCAGCATTTGTGGAACGTACAACTAACAACAAGGGTCAAGTTGTTGATGTCCCTAACAAGCTGACCTCAATTCTTGGTTTTGGTATAAATGAACCATGGATTCAGTCAACCACAGTAGTAGTATAAGGATGGAAAACCCAGTGATATACCAAGGTGTGAACAAAAAATGGTAGCTCGGTGCaataagctcccgctatgtgcggggCCCGAGGGCCGGACCACAATGGTCTGTTGtatgcagtcttaccctgcatttctgtagGAGGTTGTTTCTACGGCTCGTacccgtgacctcctgatcacatgGCATCAACTTTACCGGTGATAGACCAAGGTGTGAACACCGCAAGAAAATTGGGCGATAAAAGGACAAATGCTTTGAGAATGTTGGTTATCCACCCAATTGGAGGAAGAAAACGATCAAGTCAGAACTTCAGGCAGCAAATTCCAACGTTATAAAAGAGTCTATGTTATAAATATGAAGACATGAGCTCCATCTCCAGTTAATTCCTGACTACTCTGGTATGACTCTACTGCCATAAGAATTCATTTCTTCATCTTTTGTTTGTCATTCCCCTTCTTATAGTGGAGTTTACTTTGCTGAGTATTTGTTTGATATAAATGAATTCCTACTGGCATCTGTGAAGGCAATGGATATCATTAATCTTTGTTAACTTGAAGGCCAATGAGAGAATTGTCAAAGCCTTTCTTATAATCAGAAAGGTAGTTGATAGAATTGTTGAAGCCTTCTTGTAACCAATTAGAAAACATGTAGATGCATAAGCTAAGTTACAATAAAACAAATTAAAGTCGATATCAAAGTGTTGGTATGTGTTCAAAGTAAATGAAAAGAAAATAGAGCCTTTTTAAGATATTTTAAACCTTTCTATGCTCTATATAATCTATGGCTTTCAAAAGCTCATTCCTACGGAGGGGTTTAGGTAAGTAATAATCCATTCCAACTTGGAAAATCTTATCTATCTCTTCCTTTGCTGTATGCGCTGTTAAAGCTATGATGGGAATTCGAATTCCATAACGTGCCTCTTCTTTCCTAACGCATTTGGTTGCTTCAAATCCATCCATCACTGCCATCTGCCAAACGACAAAACAAACAATGATATAAGTTATATGACTTGACGTCAgtttatcggaaacaacctctctacctcagggtagcggtaaggtctgcgtacacactaccctccccagaccccactagtgggattatactgggttgttgttgttgacttGACATCAGTGTACAAAGATTTTACGCTATCAGTGTAGTTAACATGCTATAATAAGTTATCTACTCTATTTTTCAAGTTTCCGGATTTGCTTGTTATTAACAGTTACCAATTATTATAGGTCAACTTATTCACAGAATGGTTTATGATGGTTGCCTATTACCTCTTTATAATGAAGAAGTCAAATGATCTCtgctctttttaaaaaaaataaatcccTATAGCTATTTTCTTGTTACAAATGAACAATAGTATGCTTCAGCAACTAATAGGGAACTCATTAGTTCTGGTACTCACACTTTTTTTCTTTCAATGTTCAAAGACATATAATAGTAGATTTTGGGAAGAAAGTAACTAGCTAATAAACTTAGAACGGAAAAATAGTAGCATATGCAATCAACATTTTAAATGAGTAGCTCTGCTAGTTGGACTTCCAAAAATAGTAACTTATGCAAATGACATCTCAATGCTTTAAAAGTTTATCTTACATCAAAGTCTATTGCTCTTAGCaattcaacttttatttttcaatacaaaATTTAAGATTTGCCCTTTTGAACCATTCAATAAGATGTTAACTTCAATGTTAACCTCAACTGAAGTCCTTCTCAACCTATATATGTTTCTTGGATCCTCCAAAAGTGTCACCGCATCCTTGTCTGATCCTCCAAATATTATGCAttatttggaggatccgacacaggTGTGACCACATTTTTGGAGGATTCGAGCAACATAGTCTTTAACCAGAAGAATGAATATGAATCACATCTTACCTCACAATCCATGAGATAGTCAACTGGTGGTGAAGGAGTAGACGGTCCTATCTGGCTTTGATCTCTAAGGCCTTTGCAAACATGAGCTAGAGCTTGTTCACCATTTTCACATGTGTAAGTATTTGCACCAAGCTGAGAAACCATGGTTCTGCAAATCTTAAGTAGTAGTTCATCATCCTCTACTACCAAGATTGTCCTTCCTGTTAAAGGTAATCTATTACTAGAACTTCCGTTAACATCAACAGAAACATCTTGTATTTCTCCTTCTAGGCGTGGACTTCTAGACTTCATTGGAGTATTCTGAATCTTGATTCTTGAAGTTCTTTCATCCTTTATTTCTTGTGTAATGGTTGGTAAAATTGTATCTCCAAACTCTGGTACAAATCCGAGGATATGATATAAACAAGAACCATGTAGTGGTTTTGCCATGACTATATCTGTTGAAGGTAGCTTATCCTCATCTATGCCTGGTTTATCGAGCTAAACAACTCGAAGTGAGGCATTCTTGGGGAAGTCCTTCCGAAATTCAGCCATAGCAAGACTTATTTCTCGAAGTGGTCCAGCACTTGTGTCAATTatgatcaagatgaatcttatGAGTGCACTCTTAGAATAAAGTCCTCCGCCGCCCCTACTCTGAAAGGATGGGATATGATCATCATGTGTTCCATCTAAAGCACTGAGGGGAATTTCCTTTGATTTCCCTGAAGATGATGAGTTGTATGACAGAAAGTTGATTAATTTCCTTTTCACCTTCTTGAGAGTAGGAGAAAATTGCTCGAGCCGCTTCACAACATGTGCCCTTAAGCCTATGTTCATCATGAATCTATGAAGAACTTTGCTTCTTTCCTCCTCCCTAATGAAAAGAATGACATCGGATCTTTCTGGTTTCTGATGGCTAGcgatactattactacttggctAGCCTCCTAAATGGGACTCTGGATCTTCTCCTCTTAAAACATTGACATTAATTGCTTGATGTTCTTGAACTTGAGACTCACATGCTATAAGGAAAATGTTGAATCGAAAGCAAAGGCCCTTTTCGCCAATATCCTTGTCGATGATACCTATTTCACCTCCCATTAAGCGAACCTAAAAAGCAAGAAAGAATATGAGATATGAGGTAATAAGTTCATTAAATTATAAATGCAATGCTTTCTGCTTTAGCAGACACTTGTTTACATGTAGCTGAACAAATTCTTGTGTTTTCATACATACCTTTGTTGTTAGTTCACACATAATTTAAGGACGTTATATATTGGTGATGTTTCTAGTATAATGAAAGTCTAAACCAAAAAAACTGGTAGCCCGGTGTACTAAGTTCCCGCTATGCGCAGGGTCCGGAGAAGGGTCAGACTATAATGGTCTATTTTAcgtagccttaccctgcatttttgcaagaggttattttcacggctcgaacacgtgacctcctggtcatatggcagcaactttaccagttacgtcaaggctccccttcaGTATAACGAAAGTCTCTTGGAGAAATATGAGTACCAAAAAGAGACTTCAATACCACTGATAAAACAAGAAATTAACAGGAAAATTCTTTAACCTTTAGTGTGTGTGTAATTGTCACATATATAAAGTGCAGAACACAGTGACTCTAAATTCTGAACATTGTATGGTAAGAGATACATAACAAAGACTGAATAATGCCAAGCCCCAAGCCAGTGCCTGCTTGTCCATAATTAGGAGCTGTCTCATTCACTTGAATATAATTCTCAAAAACAGATTTCTGTTTCTCTTTTGGAATTCCTTTCCCTGTATCATCCACCTCGAATATAAATTCCACACAGTTGGGATCTTTCTGGACTTTGTTCAGTACTTGCAATTCTGCAGAAACTGCTTCATCGTTCTGTAAAAGAAAGCATGACATACAACCAACATAACAATTTGTACTTGGAGCAGCAAGATTGGAGCTTTGATCAAAACCAGTTTTTCGAGCCCAAACTCGAAGAGAAACATGTCCCTCTGAGGTGAATTTAACTGCATTATGCAACAAGTTACTCAAGATCCGTCTTAATTCTCTCCTATCGCCTTTTACACGAGAGAATCTTGTGATAGAATCATCACATGGATCTAGTAACACATCTACATTTTTCATTGCTCCGTTAGGGTAATAGAAATTGACAATATGTTCAAGTAGCTCTTGCATGCTGAATTCTTCTTCTTCAAGTTGCTTCTTTCCTTCTTCAATCTTGCTTTGATCAATAATAGAATTCAATATAGCTGAACTATATCTACCCGAGCAAACTGACCCTAAATCTTGAATCCGCTTATATATCCATACACAATAAGTATATCTATGGTAACTTAACTACACTAGCAGCAAAAGTTTaatacttcatttttatcatCTGGCAGTTCAACGTGTATCTATATGAGGACTAATATACTGCACAACATGCAGATCACAGAACTAGTATAATCACTTAAACATAAAACTTTCTACTTCAGATACTCTTGAACCAGAGACGGATCCGGGATTTGAAGTCTATATGAGTTCCTACAACAACCTCAAGTCTAACTTCAACGATCATTTGTGCGAGACCCCATATGACAAGTAAACCATCCAATAAAAGTGGTATTAGTAACGTATAAAACAAGCGACGGATCACTTGTTATATGTTAAAATACATTGATACTAACAAAATTCTTTAGACGGTTAGTGTTTATAAAAGTTTAAATCCGATAGATCTTAATATACTAACCTAATAGATCGTTTGTGCAAGATTCCATATGATTTAAATTCTTCACCAATTAGCGATTCTGGTGAAGCATAAGCAGACACATCTCaattgtaatatggccaaattttcatgacatttgccatgacataatatccattataacaaaatttatggatcatgacatttgccatgacataatattcatTATTAGGCCaatgatttcttgctataaatagagtagcttctcctcatttgcaaacacacaAATTCAAGAGTTTTTTcacttttgtctttctttctcctcctttatttcattatagaatattttgtaagagagtgagtgttgggaaacacttgtgtgaactcttactttggagtgatcttgtgaggttattctcttggggtatttaggattaattagagtatttactctaattttgtactctcttttgtactcttgttggtatagtaaaattgctcatctacgcttgtggacgtaggtcaccttgaccgaaccacattaaatttgtgtcttctttatcttctttaattgtcgttattatcaacttgcattgtctttgttatcgtcattataacgttgtttggctaaattccgcactacccggtaacccgatcctaacaaattggtatcagagccagatctaaccgggttagtttaaatagccaaaatgactctaacaaagtcttatattgagaaatttgaccgaagtgcaaacttcggaatgtggcaattaaagatggaagttaTCCTAATTCAatatggcttagatttggcactgcaaggaaaggagaagatgctggataaaatgacggacgaggagtttgcccgtcatagataaaaaggcaaaagcatgtattattttaaatctttcaaatgaggttttgcgtgaagttgcagcaaaaagctcagccaaaggcatatgggaaaagcttaaaaccctatatataaaaagaacagtagaaaacaggctttacataaagcaaaaactctatacttttcgtatggctgaaggtacctctatacttacacatcttgatacttttgattctcttcttatggatttaagtaacatagatgctgaaattaaagatgaggatcaagctgtgttgttgcttgtttccttactccagtcgtttaaacatatacaagatactatgctttatggaaaggataatatctcttataaagatatcaaatctattttgaaatcaaaagaacaaataaatagagatattactggggaaactagtgggaaccaaggggagacttattcataagaggtagatccaataagaaagattcaagcagtgagaaacctaaatcaaggtcaaaatccagatacagaaatgtcatgtgcaaatattgtcataagaaaggtcacattatttctgaatgctttaaattgaaaaacaaagaaaagcatacagaaaaaaaaatgagcacaaaaatactgacactgccgaagcaagtgtagctgctgatgagactgagagaactattttttagcaactaataatagtttcaaatctaacaatgagtggattttagattcgggttgttcttatcatatgtgtcccagtcgggatttatttaccatatatgaatctattggaggtggagttgtcttgatgggtaACAATGCTGCCTGtaaagttattggaaaaggtacagtccgaatcaaaatgcacgatggtgtagTGAG containing:
- the LOC104093172 gene encoding uncharacterized protein, yielding MAAVNGSSELSSEMEVDAFRRLFPLRYHEYHLLKSVRPDARKLGSARDTTLALGAVSSADGSALAKIGSTTMLAAIKMEVMTPTMECPDEGSIAIEFHMPPICSPLVRPGRPAETATVISKQLSDTIFSSGMIDLKELCLVGGKAAWMAYLDIYCMDADGALFDAALLSAVAAFSHLNIPVVSLNDDGRIVLVSEDNVRGKLEKEPVNKEKRKLKLNSPPFSLTCILHKNYILADPTAEEESIMETVVTVVLDSSYQLVSLYKPGGPVLAHTSVIQDCVALTRRRVKELQNVLNEAISDMEVD
- the LOC138904256 gene encoding probable histidine kinase 2 gives rise to the protein MAKPLHGSCLYHILGFVPEFGDTILPTITQEIKDERTSRIKIQNTPMKSRSPRLEGEIQDVSVDVNGSSSNRLPLTGRTILVVEDDELLLKICRTMVSQLGANTYTCENGEQALAHVCKGLRDQSQIGPSTPSPPVDYLMDCEMAVMDGFEATKCVRKEEARYGIRIPIIALTAHTAKEEIDKIFQVGMDYYLPKPLRRNELLKAIDYIEHRKV
- the LOC138904257 gene encoding histidine kinase CKI1-like, whose product is MYLCAALIKQMEATQQAERKSMNKSTAFALANHDVRASLAGLNGLIDLSYHRYTYCVWIYKRIQDLGSVCSGRYSSAILNSIIDQSKIEEGKKQLEEEEFSMQELLEHIVNFYYPNGAMKNVDVLLDPCDDSITRFSRVKGDRRELRRILSNLLHNAVKFTSEGHVSLRVWARKTGFDQSSNLAAPSTNCYVGCMSCFLLQNDEAVSAELQVLNKVQKDPNCVEFIFEVDDTGKGIPKEKQKSVFENYIQVNETAPNYGQAGTGLGLGIIQSLLLVLKSLFGTHISPRDFRYTEGEP